A genome region from Flavobacterium sp. includes the following:
- the sucD gene encoding succinate--CoA ligase subunit alpha encodes MSVLVNKDSKIIVQGFTGSEGTFHASQMIEYGTNVVGGVTPGKGGTSHLDRPVFNTVKDAVDQAGADTSIIFVPPAFAADAIMEAADAGIKVIIAITEGIPVADMIKANNYVKERNSRLIGPNCPGVITPGEAKVGIMPGFVFKKGNVGIVSKSGTLTYEAADQVVKQGLGITTAIGIGGDPIIGTTTKEAVELLMNDPETEAIIMIGEIGGQLEADAARWVKADGNRKPVIGFIAGETAPAGRTMGHAGAIVGGSDDTAAAKKQIMRDNGIHVVDSPAEIGKKVKEVLG; translated from the coding sequence ATGAGTGTTTTAGTTAATAAAGATTCCAAAATAATTGTTCAGGGATTTACAGGAAGTGAAGGAACTTTCCACGCTTCTCAAATGATTGAGTACGGTACTAATGTTGTTGGAGGTGTAACTCCGGGAAAAGGTGGAACAAGCCACTTAGACCGTCCGGTTTTTAATACAGTAAAAGATGCTGTTGACCAAGCTGGAGCAGATACTTCTATCATTTTTGTTCCGCCAGCTTTTGCTGCTGATGCAATTATGGAAGCTGCTGATGCCGGAATTAAAGTAATTATTGCTATTACAGAAGGAATTCCTGTAGCAGATATGATTAAAGCAAATAATTATGTTAAAGAAAGAAATTCTAGATTAATTGGACCAAACTGTCCAGGTGTTATTACTCCGGGAGAAGCTAAGGTTGGAATTATGCCAGGTTTCGTTTTCAAAAAAGGAAATGTTGGTATCGTTTCTAAATCAGGAACTTTAACTTACGAAGCTGCTGACCAGGTTGTAAAACAAGGTTTAGGAATCACTACAGCTATTGGTATTGGTGGAGATCCAATCATTGGAACTACAACTAAAGAAGCTGTTGAATTATTAATGAACGACCCTGAAACTGAAGCTATCATCATGATTGGTGAAATTGGAGGTCAGCTTGAAGCTGATGCTGCAAGATGGGTAAAAGCTGATGGTAACCGTAAACCAGTTATTGGTTTTATCGCTGGAGAAACTGCTCCTGCAGGTAGAACAATGGGTCACGCAGGTGCTATTGTTGGTGGTTCTGATGATACAGCTGCTGCTAAAAAACAAATTATGAGAGACAACGGAATTCACGTTGTTGATTCACCAGCTGAAATTGGTAAAAAAGTAAAAGAAGTACTTGGATAA
- the fabG gene encoding 3-oxoacyl-[acyl-carrier-protein] reductase, whose protein sequence is MKLLEGKVAIITGASRGIGKGIAEVFAKHGANVAFTYSSSAASAEALEAELNALGVKAKGYQSNAADFNEAQTFVDAVLADFGTVDILINNAGITKDNLLMRMSEADFDQVIDVNLKSVFNMTKAIQKTFLKQRAGSIINISSVVGVSGNAGQTNYAASKAGAIGFTKSVALELGSRNIRCNAIAPGFIETEMTAKLSEDVVKGWREGIPLKRGGSPEDVANACLFLASDMSAYVTGQVLNVCGGMLT, encoded by the coding sequence ATGAAATTACTAGAAGGAAAAGTAGCAATCATTACTGGCGCCAGCCGCGGAATTGGTAAAGGAATTGCAGAAGTTTTTGCTAAACACGGAGCAAACGTAGCATTTACATATAGTTCATCTGCTGCATCTGCAGAAGCACTTGAAGCAGAATTAAATGCTTTAGGAGTAAAAGCAAAAGGTTACCAATCTAACGCAGCTGATTTTAATGAAGCGCAGACTTTTGTTGACGCTGTTTTAGCTGATTTTGGAACAGTTGATATTTTGATTAACAATGCCGGAATCACAAAAGACAACTTATTAATGCGTATGTCTGAAGCTGATTTTGACCAGGTTATTGATGTTAACTTGAAATCTGTTTTCAATATGACAAAAGCAATCCAAAAAACTTTCTTAAAACAACGTGCAGGTTCTATTATCAATATTAGTTCAGTAGTTGGGGTTTCTGGAAATGCAGGTCAGACAAATTACGCAGCTTCAAAAGCAGGAGCAATTGGTTTTACAAAATCTGTAGCTCTTGAATTAGGGTCTCGTAACATTCGCTGCAACGCAATCGCACCAGGTTTCATCGAAACTGAAATGACGGCAAAATTATCAGAAGATGTAGTAAAAGGATGGAGAGAAGGTATTCCGTTGAAACGCGGCGGAAGCCCGGAAGATGTAGCAAACGCTTGTCTTTTCTTAGCTTCAGACATGAGTGCATACGTTACAGGACAAGTTCTAAATGTTTGTGGAGGAATGCTTACCTAA
- a CDS encoding sigma-70 family RNA polymerase sigma factor: MKTRILPVSSIDDITLWNNLRIGDEKSFSLLFERYYSDLVSYGNSLSPYAEKVQDCVQDVFTDIWVYRSSLQESVVVKAYLLSSVRKRIARLFERDHIFRKTASTDAIAFLLEFSVENELLDDDYATKEKVIYLNKLLNELPPRQKEALYLRYHQGLSVEQIAEMLDVNYQSASNLLYRGLLTLRKEWKGNLALIILLFSSTL; the protein is encoded by the coding sequence ATGAAAACCCGAATCTTGCCAGTCAGTTCAATAGATGATATTACACTTTGGAATAATTTAAGAATTGGAGATGAGAAGTCATTTTCACTTTTATTTGAAAGATATTACAGTGATCTTGTTAGTTATGGAAATTCACTTTCTCCGTATGCTGAAAAGGTTCAGGATTGCGTACAGGATGTTTTTACAGATATCTGGGTTTACCGCAGTTCCTTACAGGAATCTGTTGTGGTAAAAGCTTATTTATTATCAAGCGTTCGTAAAAGAATAGCCCGTTTGTTCGAACGAGATCATATTTTTAGAAAAACAGCAAGTACAGATGCTATAGCGTTTCTTTTAGAATTTTCGGTAGAAAATGAACTATTAGACGACGATTATGCAACTAAAGAAAAAGTAATTTATCTTAACAAATTACTTAACGAATTACCTCCAAGACAAAAAGAAGCACTTTATTTACGCTACCATCAAGGTTTATCTGTCGAGCAGATTGCCGAAATGCTTGATGTTAATTATCAGTCGGCAAGTAACCTTTTATATCGTGGTTTGCTTACACTTCGTAAAGAATGGAAAGGTAATTTAGCCTTAATAATACTACTATTTTCAAGCACTCTTTAG
- a CDS encoding substrate import-associated zinc metallohydrolase lipoprotein, with translation MKLFKYNKFAFMAMVSAALISCASDDQPGESQLDFTQPTKTALDNWITTTYLNPYNINVQYKWNQNTVDNSRYLFPPTVDKVKPALEIVEEIWLKSYSTIGGADFVKKIAPREIVLVGGVNLNSVGTRTLGLAEGGQRVTLFETDYIDKSDRDNVSEFIHTIQHEYIHILNQNKPFDEKSWAAVTPVGYTADWYNYDIPESNEIGFITSYARSNINEDFAETASMILIYTKAQYEEFLDGIQSPFAYQALKTKEALVVKYFKEAFNMDFYALRDEAEKNTTSVINN, from the coding sequence ATGAAACTATTCAAATACAATAAATTTGCTTTTATGGCTATGGTTTCTGCAGCTCTAATTTCGTGTGCAAGCGATGATCAGCCGGGAGAAAGTCAATTAGATTTTACACAGCCAACAAAAACTGCTCTTGATAACTGGATTACAACTACTTATTTGAATCCTTACAATATCAATGTACAATACAAATGGAACCAAAATACAGTCGATAACAGCCGTTATTTGTTTCCGCCAACAGTAGATAAAGTAAAACCGGCACTAGAAATCGTTGAAGAAATCTGGCTGAAAAGCTACTCAACAATTGGAGGAGCAGATTTTGTTAAAAAAATTGCGCCAAGAGAAATTGTTTTAGTTGGAGGAGTAAACTTAAACAGCGTAGGAACAAGAACTTTAGGTCTTGCCGAAGGCGGACAAAGAGTAACATTGTTTGAAACAGATTATATTGATAAATCTGATCGTGATAATGTTTCTGAATTTATCCATACCATTCAGCACGAGTACATCCATATCTTAAATCAAAATAAACCTTTTGATGAGAAATCGTGGGCAGCAGTAACTCCTGTAGGATATACTGCAGACTGGTATAACTATGATATTCCGGAATCTAACGAAATCGGATTTATTACAAGTTACGCCAGATCAAATATTAATGAGGATTTTGCTGAAACAGCTTCAATGATTTTAATTTATACAAAAGCACAATATGAGGAATTTTTAGACGGAATTCAAAGCCCTTTTGCTTATCAGGCATTGAAAACAAAAGAAGCTCTTGTAGTGAAATATTTCAAAGAAGCATTCAATATGGATTTTTATGCTTTAAGAGACGAAGCTGAGAAAAACACAACAAGTGTAATAAACAACTAA
- a CDS encoding LysR family transcriptional regulator, translating to MDFRLKVFYTVALRLNFTKAASELYITQPAVSKHIQELEETYKTKLFERNGSKIALTPAGEILLKHTKEIFEIYREIDFEMSSFISERQGLLRLGASTTISQYIISPVLARFHQKQKDIKVNLLNGNTEQIENALINKEIEIGIVEGQSKNQSIKYIPFLKDELVLVCNSKNPFVKQNEISLNDLKSMKFITRERGSGTLEVIEFALKNAGLKFSDLQIEMQLGSTESIKSYLLNSDCFAFMSIHAVSKELKNKELIVLDVEKLSVERYFYIITLLGKSDPLSELFIQNIANHYNLKL from the coding sequence ATGGATTTCAGGCTAAAAGTATTTTATACCGTTGCGCTCCGTCTTAATTTTACTAAGGCTGCAAGTGAATTGTATATTACACAGCCGGCAGTTTCAAAACACATTCAGGAACTCGAAGAAACCTATAAAACCAAACTCTTTGAACGAAACGGTTCTAAAATTGCCTTAACTCCGGCCGGAGAAATTCTGCTAAAACATACTAAAGAAATCTTCGAAATTTACCGAGAAATCGATTTTGAAATGAGCTCTTTTATCAGCGAACGTCAAGGTTTACTGCGGTTAGGAGCAAGTACGACAATTTCCCAATATATCATTTCTCCCGTTTTGGCACGTTTTCATCAAAAGCAAAAAGACATAAAAGTCAATTTGTTAAATGGAAATACAGAACAAATTGAAAATGCTTTGATCAATAAAGAAATCGAAATTGGCATTGTCGAAGGACAGTCAAAAAATCAATCCATAAAATATATTCCGTTTTTAAAAGACGAATTGGTTTTAGTCTGTAACAGTAAAAATCCGTTTGTAAAGCAAAATGAGATTTCGTTAAACGATTTAAAATCAATGAAATTTATAACACGTGAACGTGGTTCCGGAACACTTGAAGTTATAGAATTTGCATTGAAAAACGCAGGTTTAAAATTTTCAGATTTACAAATCGAAATGCAGTTAGGAAGCACGGAAAGTATAAAATCCTATCTTTTGAATTCGGATTGTTTTGCGTTTATGTCGATTCATGCTGTAAGTAAAGAATTGAAAAACAAAGAATTGATTGTTTTAGATGTCGAAAAATTATCTGTAGAAAGATACTTTTATATTATTACTTTATTAGGAAAATCAGACCCTTTATCAGAATTGTTTATTCAAAACATTGCCAATCATTATAACTTGAAGTTATAG
- a CDS encoding putative sulfate exporter family transporter, with product MKTKQQTTSQLFEINHFLQQFIFAVIIILCLFSIISPPAALLLGVIMVNVFGNPFLEFNHKAVTFLLQFSVVGLGFGMNASNAFSAGKEGFALTVFSIFSTITFGFLLGKWLKTERKTSHLISCGTAICGGSAIAAISPVIKSNENQTSIALGVIFILNSIALFVFPFIGHQLGLSQKDFGLWCAIAIHDTSSVVGAANKYGAEALQIATTVKLARALWIIPISLLTAVVFKNKNSKIKIPYFIGLFVLAMLINSYVPQVGVFTPHIVNLAKIGLTITLFLIGATLNVNTLKSVGVKPLLQGVFLWIFIAGLSLSAIIYLA from the coding sequence TTGAAAACAAAACAACAAACCACTTCACAATTATTTGAAATTAATCATTTTCTGCAGCAATTCATTTTCGCAGTCATAATAATATTGTGTTTATTTTCGATAATTTCGCCGCCAGCAGCCTTATTACTTGGCGTTATAATGGTAAATGTTTTTGGGAATCCATTTTTAGAATTCAACCATAAAGCCGTTACATTTTTATTACAGTTTTCAGTAGTAGGTTTAGGTTTCGGAATGAATGCTTCAAACGCGTTTTCTGCCGGAAAAGAAGGTTTCGCTCTAACTGTTTTTTCAATTTTCAGTACAATAACTTTCGGTTTTCTTTTAGGAAAATGGTTAAAAACCGAGAGAAAAACATCGCACTTAATCTCATGCGGAACTGCAATTTGCGGCGGAAGTGCGATCGCAGCAATTTCTCCTGTAATAAAATCAAATGAAAACCAGACATCAATTGCTTTAGGCGTTATTTTTATTCTCAACTCAATTGCACTTTTTGTCTTTCCTTTTATTGGCCATCAGCTGGGTTTATCTCAAAAAGATTTCGGATTATGGTGTGCAATTGCCATTCACGATACAAGTTCTGTTGTTGGCGCGGCCAATAAATACGGCGCAGAAGCTTTGCAGATTGCCACAACCGTAAAACTAGCAAGAGCTTTATGGATAATTCCAATTTCGCTTTTAACAGCAGTTGTTTTCAAAAATAAAAACTCCAAAATCAAAATTCCGTATTTTATTGGTTTGTTTGTTTTAGCCATGCTTATAAATTCTTATGTTCCGCAAGTTGGTGTTTTTACGCCGCATATTGTAAACCTAGCTAAAATAGGATTAACTATAACACTGTTTTTAATTGGTGCGACTTTAAATGTAAATACTTTAAAATCAGTAGGAGTAAAGCCTTTACTGCAAGGTGTTTTTCTTTGGATATTTATCGCAGGATTAAGCTTGTCTGCTATTATTTATCTGGCTTAG
- a CDS encoding FecR family protein gives MQKRNKYTEIEDFLSDESFQSWVLFKIDEDGWEEWTLESRQRAKLVEDARLMLLAMKVQESELSNSDIHRALQETWNKIREKENQETLQNLKVRSIRRQFLSGVAAALLIGLMSAWFYTNYFKADTQIVTYKELIEENNEGLVEQTNNSNKPQIITLSDGSSVLLQPESKLSYPKIFTGNERKVYLSGEGFFEISKNPQKPFFVYANEIVTKVVGTSFRVKAYSDRPDVEILVRTGKVKVKSNDLVSKSENEEIVLLPNQALRFQRSDLKFNKITNITQDAVLVQSVGNIEQLSFEFNDIPVSQIFETIEQAYLVNIDYPKNKLTDCHLTTSLSDQPLTEKLKIVCKSIGNNTSFEMNGNQIIITSDGCN, from the coding sequence ATGCAAAAACGTAATAAATATACCGAAATAGAAGATTTTTTATCTGACGAATCATTTCAATCGTGGGTTTTATTTAAAATCGATGAAGATGGTTGGGAAGAATGGACTTTAGAAAGCCGCCAGCGTGCCAAATTAGTTGAAGATGCACGATTAATGCTTTTGGCGATGAAAGTTCAGGAAAGCGAACTTTCGAATTCTGATATTCACAGAGCGTTGCAGGAAACCTGGAATAAAATTCGCGAAAAAGAAAATCAGGAAACTTTACAAAATCTTAAAGTTAGATCAATAAGAAGACAATTCCTTTCTGGAGTTGCTGCAGCATTGCTTATCGGCTTAATGTCTGCCTGGTTTTATACCAATTACTTTAAAGCAGATACTCAGATAGTTACTTATAAAGAACTTATTGAAGAAAATAACGAAGGTTTGGTTGAACAGACCAATAATTCAAATAAACCGCAAATTATCACATTATCAGACGGGAGTTCTGTTTTATTACAGCCCGAAAGTAAATTAAGTTATCCTAAGATCTTTACCGGAAACGAAAGAAAGGTATACTTATCAGGAGAAGGATTCTTTGAAATTAGTAAAAACCCCCAGAAGCCTTTTTTCGTTTATGCAAACGAAATTGTAACAAAAGTAGTCGGAACTAGTTTTAGAGTTAAGGCTTATTCAGACAGACCTGATGTTGAAATTCTTGTTCGCACCGGTAAAGTTAAGGTTAAATCAAATGACCTTGTTTCAAAATCCGAGAATGAAGAAATAGTACTGCTTCCTAATCAGGCATTGCGTTTTCAGAGAAGTGATTTGAAATTCAATAAAATTACAAACATTACACAAGATGCCGTTTTGGTTCAAAGTGTAGGGAATATAGAGCAGTTGAGTTTTGAATTTAATGATATTCCGGTATCTCAAATTTTTGAAACTATCGAGCAGGCTTATTTAGTAAATATCGATTATCCAAAAAACAAGTTGACAGACTGCCATTTAACAACATCACTGAGTGACCAGCCTTTAACAGAAAAATTAAAAATTGTTTGTAAAAGTATTGGTAACAACACCAGTTTTGAGATGAATGGAAACCAGATAATTATTACCTCAGACGGTTGTAATTAA
- a CDS encoding DUF4302 domain-containing protein: protein MKIKNIFKYLFAAILILHLSACNDNTDAEQLFNETPTERLNAQKSELSEALLSSQFGWKAVYFTDNTVLGGYTHLFKFAQDGTVEMASDFDADTNVYESEYAIQLGSTVSLTFTTKNRIHLLSESDNYPIPALRAKGYLGDFQFLYYGQENGEIIFKANRNGTEIRFVKATADDWTNLSQNLVMEQNVIGSEERPLFRLLETTDGTTTHQFDFSFSEVTRFAESNSIESGYSVSYNLGVGYSPTGIVVSPAVEVGGQKLTTFVYNDADGSFTATGTGGVKATIKYSSKPLILTDDYKNFLDAKPQMVLGYIAANLYTAPTTSTLAKSLLDEVNATLPANQKISRVQIYFNSPYGNYIEYRFSGGKPSLYHNFTTSADDTNKTILFTHDSWDNGAAYIPAPAFLKNLDDQFFNAAGLYIKKESFKITYSNTVYTLTSAASNFRITTYQL from the coding sequence ATGAAAATAAAAAACATATTTAAGTATTTATTTGCAGCTATTCTGATACTGCATTTAAGCGCCTGTAATGATAATACAGATGCTGAACAATTATTTAATGAAACGCCAACTGAACGTTTAAACGCTCAGAAATCTGAACTAAGCGAAGCTTTACTTTCTTCTCAATTTGGATGGAAAGCAGTTTATTTTACAGATAATACAGTTTTAGGAGGATATACACACTTATTTAAGTTTGCTCAGGACGGAACTGTAGAAATGGCTTCAGATTTTGATGCTGATACTAACGTTTACGAAAGTGAATATGCGATTCAGTTAGGAAGTACTGTAAGTTTGACATTTACAACAAAAAACAGAATTCACCTTTTATCAGAATCTGATAATTATCCAATTCCGGCATTAAGAGCAAAAGGATATTTAGGAGATTTTCAGTTTTTATACTACGGACAAGAAAATGGCGAAATCATTTTTAAAGCAAACAGAAACGGAACTGAAATTCGTTTTGTAAAAGCAACTGCAGATGACTGGACAAATTTGTCTCAAAATCTGGTAATGGAACAAAACGTTATTGGAAGCGAAGAAAGACCACTTTTCAGATTATTAGAGACAACTGACGGAACAACTACACATCAATTTGATTTTTCTTTTAGTGAAGTAACTCGTTTTGCAGAGTCAAATTCTATCGAAAGCGGTTATTCGGTAAGCTATAATTTAGGAGTAGGATATTCTCCAACCGGAATTGTAGTAAGCCCGGCTGTAGAAGTAGGAGGACAGAAGCTGACAACATTTGTATACAATGATGCTGACGGAAGTTTTACTGCAACCGGAACAGGCGGAGTTAAAGCAACAATTAAATATTCTAGTAAACCATTAATTCTAACAGACGATTACAAGAATTTCTTAGATGCTAAACCTCAAATGGTTTTAGGATATATTGCTGCCAACCTGTATACAGCGCCAACTACTTCAACATTAGCTAAATCATTGTTAGATGAAGTAAATGCAACATTACCTGCAAACCAAAAAATAAGCAGAGTTCAAATTTATTTCAACTCTCCTTACGGTAATTACATTGAATATCGTTTTTCTGGCGGAAAACCAAGTTTGTACCACAACTTTACCACAAGCGCTGATGATACAAATAAAACCATTTTGTTTACTCATGATTCATGGGATAATGGTGCGGCGTATATTCCGGCTCCGGCATTCCTGAAAAATCTTGACGATCAGTTTTTCAACGCTGCTGGTCTTTACATTAAGAAAGAATCATTTAAAATTACCTATTCTAACACCGTTTACACGCTTACAAGCGCTGCAAGTAACTTTAGAATCACAACATATCAATTATAG
- a CDS encoding zinc dependent phospholipase C family protein, with protein sequence MKNFKMRPRLITFFVLIIGFFTLSWGIVGHERINKAAVMALPQQLQVFFYNHIDFITQEASVPDIRKYALNYKEEGPRHYFDMENFGAADTYPQTLEEAKQKYDAKFLSDNGILPWYIEDMMAKLTNAFKNKNRAEILFLAADLGHYIGDAHMPLHTSANHDGQLTDQKGIHSLWESRLPELFVKNYKLNVPQAHYYEDVHKAIWDMINDTHSLAQPLLDIDKKLRTATPQNQVFVLDANGNVTKTKYNTAVFSDDYAKKLHEQLNGMVESQMRKAIEATASFWYTAWVNAGKPDLSDLDSSAVTQRNNQALRDDLILYKNGNLFGMKNQND encoded by the coding sequence ATGAAAAACTTCAAAATGAGACCAAGGTTAATTACATTCTTCGTATTAATCATTGGTTTTTTTACCCTGTCATGGGGAATTGTTGGCCATGAAAGAATCAACAAAGCAGCCGTAATGGCATTACCACAACAACTTCAGGTATTTTTTTACAATCACATTGATTTTATTACACAAGAAGCTTCTGTTCCGGACATTCGTAAATATGCTTTAAATTATAAAGAAGAAGGTCCGAGACATTATTTTGACATGGAAAACTTCGGTGCAGCTGATACTTATCCGCAGACATTAGAAGAAGCAAAGCAAAAATACGATGCTAAATTTTTAAGCGATAACGGAATTTTGCCATGGTATATTGAAGATATGATGGCAAAGTTAACTAACGCTTTTAAAAATAAAAACAGAGCAGAAATTTTATTTCTTGCTGCAGATTTAGGTCATTATATTGGTGATGCACACATGCCTTTGCATACTTCTGCTAATCACGACGGACAATTGACTGATCAAAAAGGAATTCATTCTCTTTGGGAAAGCAGACTTCCTGAATTATTTGTTAAAAACTATAAATTAAATGTTCCTCAGGCGCATTATTATGAAGATGTTCATAAAGCCATTTGGGATATGATTAATGATACACACAGTTTAGCTCAGCCATTATTGGATATTGACAAAAAGTTAAGAACAGCAACACCTCAAAATCAGGTTTTTGTACTTGATGCAAATGGTAACGTAACGAAAACAAAATACAATACGGCTGTTTTCTCTGATGATTATGCTAAAAAACTACACGAACAATTGAACGGAATGGTTGAAAGCCAAATGAGAAAAGCTATTGAAGCTACAGCAAGTTTTTGGTACACTGCGTGGGTAAATGCAGGAAAACCAGATTTAAGTGATTTAGATTCTTCTGCCGTTACACAAAGAAACAATCAGGCTTTAAGAGACGATTTGATCTTATACAAAAATGGAAATTTATTCGGAATGAAAAATCAAAACGATTAA
- a CDS encoding RagB/SusD family nutrient uptake outer membrane protein, which produces MKNLKIALSLLILISITSCDDFLSEKPDNRTEIDTPEKISELLVEAYPQMSYFDIAETMSDNVFDSGMVQTLIKNEQNYNWEMQTETTDIDTQAYYWDACYRAIAHANKALEAIEDLGSPASLNPQKGEALMARAYSHFMLVSFWSKRYNPATASTDLGVPYVTKPETELITKYKRNTVREVFDFIEKDIEDGLKLVTNNYKQPKFHFNVNASKAFASRFYLVKGDWDRVIELSADLGSKPVGKLRDFPSYDLLSAVDQRLAYADSNAETNLLIVSANSIVSRSYYSNRFYLSGARYPEIFGTATSPYLKPWYYNFYSSNSSITVFMPKFYEYFKYSNVTAGIGDPYVAEVLLSNDEFFLNRIEAHVMKGDIALANDELDYFLSTRTVGYVAADKLTEAKVVAKYPVIADEFTPFYTLTPVQTSYIKAIAETRRRDFVHEGMRWFDVKRFNIVVNHETANKPVNTLVKDDNRRALQIPLHASNTGVELNPR; this is translated from the coding sequence ATGAAAAACTTAAAAATAGCTTTATCCCTATTAATACTAATAAGTATTACTAGCTGTGATGATTTCCTTTCGGAAAAACCAGATAACAGAACAGAAATTGACACGCCTGAAAAAATTTCAGAATTGTTAGTTGAAGCCTATCCGCAAATGAGTTATTTTGATATTGCTGAAACAATGTCGGATAATGTTTTTGACAGTGGAATGGTTCAGACTCTTATAAAAAATGAGCAGAACTATAACTGGGAAATGCAGACAGAAACTACAGATATAGATACTCAGGCTTACTATTGGGATGCATGTTACAGAGCTATTGCTCACGCTAATAAAGCATTAGAAGCAATCGAAGACTTAGGAAGCCCTGCAAGTTTAAATCCACAAAAAGGAGAAGCATTAATGGCAAGAGCATATTCTCATTTTATGCTGGTTTCATTTTGGTCAAAACGTTATAATCCGGCTACAGCTTCTACAGATTTAGGAGTTCCGTACGTTACAAAACCGGAAACAGAATTGATCACAAAATACAAAAGAAACACAGTAAGAGAAGTTTTTGATTTTATTGAAAAAGATATTGAAGACGGTTTAAAATTAGTTACTAATAACTACAAACAACCAAAATTCCACTTCAATGTAAACGCATCAAAAGCTTTTGCCAGCCGTTTTTATTTAGTAAAAGGAGATTGGGACAGAGTTATAGAGTTATCAGCAGATTTAGGTTCTAAACCAGTAGGAAAATTAAGAGACTTTCCATCTTATGATTTATTAAGTGCTGTAGATCAGAGATTAGCTTATGCAGATAGTAATGCCGAAACAAACTTATTAATCGTTTCAGCAAATTCAATCGTGAGCAGATCTTACTATTCAAACCGTTTTTATCTTTCAGGAGCAAGATACCCAGAGATTTTTGGTACAGCAACAAGCCCATACCTAAAACCTTGGTATTATAATTTCTATTCATCAAACAGCAGTATAACGGTATTTATGCCTAAATTTTATGAATATTTCAAATATTCGAATGTAACAGCAGGAATTGGGGATCCATATGTTGCAGAAGTTTTATTAAGTAACGACGAGTTTTTCTTAAACAGAATCGAAGCTCACGTTATGAAAGGAGATATCGCACTTGCAAATGATGAATTAGATTATTTCTTATCAACAAGAACTGTTGGGTATGTTGCTGCTGATAAATTAACAGAAGCAAAAGTTGTAGCAAAATATCCTGTAATTGCAGATGAATTCACACCATTTTATACGTTAACACCAGTGCAGACATCTTACATTAAAGCAATTGCAGAAACAAGAAGAAGAGATTTTGTACACGAAGGAATGAGATGGTTTGATGTAAAACGTTTCAACATAGTTGTCAACCACGAAACAGCAAACAAACCAGTAAATACTTTAGTAAAAGACGACAACAGAAGAGCATTACAAATTCCGTTGCATGCATCAAACACTGGAGTTGAATTAAATCCTAGATAA
- a CDS encoding nuclear transport factor 2 family protein, producing the protein MSIKEFVQKFYKSDALIDSEVLKTYLHPDVIIEWNSSKGFIEMNYDSIVEMANELSRAYVRSKVRISHIIAENDLVSVRYSHYVKTIENPREEMLLAHFSTIWQIKDDKLYRGYQMSQFS; encoded by the coding sequence ATGTCTATAAAAGAGTTTGTTCAAAAATTTTATAAGTCGGATGCCTTAATTGATAGCGAAGTTCTAAAAACCTATTTGCATCCTGATGTTATCATTGAATGGAATAGTAGTAAAGGATTTATCGAAATGAATTATGATTCGATAGTTGAAATGGCGAACGAACTAAGCAGGGCATATGTACGTTCTAAAGTTAGAATCAGTCATATTATAGCCGAAAATGACTTGGTTTCAGTACGTTATTCTCATTATGTAAAAACAATCGAGAATCCTCGCGAAGAGATGTTACTGGCACATTTTTCTACTATCTGGCAGATAAAAGACGACAAACTTTACAGAGGTTATCAGATGAGTCAATTTTCTTAA